The following proteins are co-located in the Spea bombifrons isolate aSpeBom1 chromosome 3, aSpeBom1.2.pri, whole genome shotgun sequence genome:
- the SENP5 gene encoding sentrin-specific protease 5 has protein sequence MKERRKASRRNRGQLLLLKKLWTTRFGSFRNFWQKGIVSSSERRAADNRRKSVLSKGLQLRNSVHNLLREEGFAPESKKNFLQAFYKRHPRRSALRYSLYRSVLCRRKINRQLCSLAQVSNEAKYLVTLEGRLSNRASNKKDFLLTTKHDDDDDDENTNISVTFNSHAKLPSYILKPRCFDGLWLSRNCSLFSEGKVPLFMMYKKLSVFTTRGRIQTQKFSARNCSFKLVGIGRPWIQKVFWKSCRKSLRRKFLKAISYLKSQIQRPVQFISRAFDMNNNTSGILCENKQRTINTCLKEETVKLDSTEDQLASVASGKHILKSSQRLHCTASQWEGGESIPRKVGELPTANSSSDDSYVFVMGKEVSISCQEDAESQMEEDDERMLLAPDKLKLCSNENAEYQDNIPMDVVENGADPCHMDVEGSRNLGFCNTKLLDHPYCKSPSQGSTSDEALDAMGNTEVKNGKKIDSCVPDEQLSSCLFGLLNEIIKKYGSLIPLSEKDVLTRLKELFNEDFSNRISFISREIMKYRAKHSKAAVCNFRILYNRHVLDMDDLATLDGQNWLNDQVINMYGELIMDAVPDKVHFLNSFFHRQLVTKGYNGVKRWTKKVDVFKKTLLLIPIHLEVHWSLITVNIPNKLISFYDSQGIHFKFCVENIRKYLLTEAKEKNHPEFLSGWQTAVTKCIPQQKNDSDCGVFVLQYCKCLALEQPFQFSQEDMPRVRKRIYKELCECRLMD, from the exons ATGAAAGAACGGCGAAAAGCATCCCGTCGTAACCGAGGTCAGTTGCTGTTGTTGAAAAAGCTATGGACAACGCGATTTGGATCGTTTAGAAATTTTTGGCAAAAGGGAATTGTGTCGTCGTCCGAGAGGAGGGCTGCTGACAACAGGAGAAAATCGGTCCTTTCTAAAGGGCTACAGTTGAGGAACAGCGTGCACAACCTGCTAAGAGAAGAGGGGTTTGCTCCAGAAAGCAAGAAAAACTTTTTACAGGCATTTTACAAGAGGCATCCGAGACGGAGTGCACTTCgttactctttatatagaagtGTGCTATGCAGGAGAAAGATTAACCGCCAGTTGTGCTCCTTAGCACAGGTCAGCAATGAAGCAAAGTATCTGGTGACCTTAGAAGGAAGGTTAAGCAATCGTGCTAGCAATAAGAAAGATTTTCTGCTGACTACGaagcatgatgatgatgatgatgatgaaaacACCAATATATCTGTAACCTTTAATAGTCATGCAAAACTTCCTTCCTATATATTAAAACCTCGATGCTTTGATGGTCTATGGCTGTCAAGAAACTGCAGTTTGTTTTCTGAAGGAAAGGTACCTTTATTTATGATGTATAAGAAACTTTCTGTGTTTACAACTCGTGGTAGAATACAGACCCAGAAATTTAGCGCAAGAAACTGCAGCTTCAAATTAGTAGGCATCGGTCGACCGTGGATCCAGAAAGTTTTCTGGAAAAGCTGCAGGAAATCTTTGAGAAGAAAGTTTCTCAAAGCCATTTCCTATTTGAAGTCTCAGATTCAGAGACCTGTTCAGTTTATAAGCAGGGCATTCGATATGAACAATAACACATCCGGAATTTTATGTGAAAACAAACAGCGTACAATCAACACCTGCCTAAAAGAGGAGACTGTTAAACTGGATAGCACTGAGGATCAGCTTGCAAGTGTTGCATCCGGCAAACATATATTGAAAAGCAGCCAGCGTCTACATTGCACAGCTAGTCAGTGGGAAGGTGGGGAGTCCATACCTAGAAAAGTGGGTGAGCTGCctacagcaaacagttcttctGATGATTCGTATGTTTTTGTAATGGGAAAAGAAGTGTCCATATCATGTCAGGAGGATGCAGAATCCCAGATGGAGGAGGATGATGAGCGGATGTTGCTGGCACCTGACAAATTAAAGTTATGTTCAAATGAAAATGCTGAATACCAGGACAACATTCCCATGGACGTGGTGGAAAATGGTGCAGATCCCTGCCACATGGATGTTGAAGGATCCAGAAACTTGGGTTTCTGTAACACAAAGCTATTAGACCATCCTTACTGTAAGAGTCCGTCACAAGGATCCACTTCTGATGAGGCATTAGATGCCATGGGGAACACAGAGGTGAAGAATGGCAAGAAAATTGATAGCTGTGTCCCTGATGAGCAGCTGTCATCCTGTCTCTTtg GCCTTCTAAATGAAATTATTAAGAAATATGGAAGCCTGATTCCGCTGTCTGAAAAAGATGTGCTGACTCGATTAAAGGAGTTGTTTAATGAGGACTTTTCCAACAG GATATCCTTCATTAGCAGAGAGATTATGAAATATCGGGCAAAGCATTCCAAAGCTGCTGTGTGCAATTTCCGTATCTTGTACAACAGGCACGTGCTTGATATGGATGACCTTGCTACTTTAGATGGGCAGAATTGGCTCAATGATCAG GTTATTAACATGTATGGTGAGCTAATAATGGATGCGGTACCTGACAAG GTCCATTTCCTAAACAGTTTTTTTCATAGACAACTCGTGACCAAAGGTTATAATGGAGTAAAAAGATGGACTAAAAAG GTGGATGTTTTCAAAAAGACCCTGCTATTAATTCCGATACACCTAGAAGTCCACTGGTCACTTATTACTGTGAACATCCCCAAtaaattaatttccttttatgaCTCCCAAGGCATACACTTTAAATTTTGTGTGGAG AATATACGAAAGTATCTCCTTACAGAAGCAAAAGAGAAAAATCACCCAGAGTTCCTCAGTGGGTGGCAGACTGCTGTTACAAAG TGCATTCCACAACAGAAGAATGACAGTGACTGTGGCGTGTTTGTGCTTCAG TACTGCAAGTGCCTCGCTTTAGAACAGCCTTTCCAGTTTTCCCAAGAAGACATGCCTCGCGTGCGGAAAAGGATTTATAAAGAACTGTGTGAATGCCGACTCATGGATTAA